The nucleotide window TTTGCCCTTTCCTTTGCTGCTGGCAGTATTTTTGGGTTGCCGAACATGACTAACGAACTTCTGCTAAGAAATACAATGGCATATTCAGATATCATCCTCGCAATCGTATCCGGTGCAGCAGGTATTGTGTCATTCACTATGGGCGTCCCGACTTCAATAGTCGGAGTCATGGTTGCCCTCTCATTGCTACCACCTCTCACTGCAAGTGGTTTGTTCTTAGGATCCGGAATGACCGGATATGCGATAGGAGCAGGACTCCTCTTTATTGCAAACATCATCTGTCTGAATCTTGCCGGCATTGTCACTTTTCTTGTTCAGGGAATTCAACCTCTATCTTGGAGAGACAAAGAACAGGCTAGGACAACGACGGTCCGCGTAGCTCTTCTGTGGAGTAGCTTGCTAGTTGCACTTATCATGCTTCTGTACTTCGAAATAGTTCGGTAACAACCAACACTCCGGATTGTATTGACACTCAATGTCTCGGACAAACTATAAAAAAAATGGGAAACGACTGATGTATTTCCATCAATTCAGAAAATAGACGCAGTATGACACGATCAATAAAACAATTACAGAAAAACTAACGCTCTCTCCCGCATTTTAAAAAGCAAACAAGCAGAGTTTTCGGCTTGATTTTGAAATATTTCACATTACATACTGAAGTCCACTCACAAACGCTCACATCGAGAACAAGAACCGCCAAAGCGATTCTTGCAGACTTGCTTCGTATAACGTCTCTCCTTATTGCGCTTAAATGAAAATATGATTATTTTTTGACAAATAACATTCGAGCTTAACAGCTATTCTAAATTTGGAGTTCCAATGAAAACACCGACTCTAAGCCTATTGGGAAAAGCCAAAGTATTTAGCATGATAACCCTACTCGTTTTGTTCCTGCTGTTCCTTTTTCAAAACATACAGCAAGTGGAGATTTCTTTCATATTTTGGACCATTTCAACTCCACGCGCCCTTTTACTATTCGCGACATTGAGTATAGGCATTGTAATCGGATATCTGCTCGCACAGACGAAAAAATCATGCTCGGCTGAAACAAATTAGGAGGGGGAATTATGGCTCGGTTTCTTAAAAAATTTGATCGGAAAAAAGGTTTGCCTCCTGGGTCTCTTGTCTTTGTCGGGCAACAAAAAACAGACAAACCTCGCCTTCGAATTATTGACTATGACATTTCAATGATGCGTGATGAATTCATTCAAAGCATCGATGATGCTGCCTGGACAAAAGAAACCGAAACAACCAGCTGGATCAATATCGACGGCCTTCATGATGCGGAATTGATGAAAAGAGTAGGTGACAATTTCTGCCTGCCGTCAATGGTTCTCGAAGACATAATGAATACAGGACAACGGCCTAAGATCGAAGAACACTCCGACCACATTTTTATTACCATGAAAATGCTCTCTCTTGACGAAGCCCAAGGCAAAGTCAAATCAGAACAAGTGAGTGCCGTTTTGGCAAGGAACTACTTGATCACATTTCAAGAGCAACCTGGGGACGTCTTTGAACCCGTTCGTGATAGGATTAAAAGACAAAATGGAAGGCTTCGGAAATTCGGACCAGACTATTTATTATATACGCTCATCGATTCCATCCTGGAAAACTATCTAAAAGTAATAGAAACGATGGGAGAAAGAATAGAAGAGATGGAAGATGAAGTTTTGGCCAACCCGGACCCAAAACTTTTGGAAGAGATAAATTTGTATCGACAAGAAATTGCTTACGTTCGCAAGTCTGTACGCCCCGCTCGGGAGATCATATCCA belongs to Pseudodesulfovibrio portus and includes:
- a CDS encoding LapA family protein, coding for MITLLVLFLLFLFQNIQQVEISFIFWTISTPRALLLFATLSIGIVIGYLLAQTKKSCSAETN
- the corA gene encoding magnesium/cobalt transporter CorA translates to MARFLKKFDRKKGLPPGSLVFVGQQKTDKPRLRIIDYDISMMRDEFIQSIDDAAWTKETETTSWINIDGLHDAELMKRVGDNFCLPSMVLEDIMNTGQRPKIEEHSDHIFITMKMLSLDEAQGKVKSEQVSAVLARNYLITFQEQPGDVFEPVRDRIKRQNGRLRKFGPDYLLYTLIDSILENYLKVIETMGERIEEMEDEVLANPDPKLLEEINLYRQEIAYVRKSVRPAREIISRINKLESDIITADILPYLMDLSDISELSVDSAEIYKEMLASHITTYNMVMGNRLNEIMQFLTIFATIFIPLTFLAGIYGMNFEFIPELHYKYGYFILLFVMLAVTITMLMYFKKRKWI